A section of the Sphaerobacter thermophilus DSM 20745 genome encodes:
- a CDS encoding universal stress protein, translating to MDRIIVPLDGSPLAEQALETARYLAQTLQGSLVLAHVVESPPVPGVAEADREDAERYLAAVAQAIAADGAVPVATRVLLGPVAETLLALAREEPRTMIVMSSHGRSGVGRLLFGSVSDRVIRAATVPVLIVRAPLISGDRMRHVLVPLDGSPLSEAALPLGLAIARATGATLGLVRVAEVYSMAPFAGLGVSITPVDGDLFWELTEQVRDEARAYLDAVVEEHRAPDVRIVWEVRVGRPAEEIIRAAQTTGADLIVMSTHGRGGLQRWAFGSVTDEVLRSRAAPVLVVPPGVRGEGVSEWARAGTAPVGTA from the coding sequence ATGGATCGAATCATTGTACCGTTGGACGGCTCCCCCCTCGCCGAGCAGGCACTCGAGACGGCACGCTACCTGGCCCAGACGCTACAGGGCAGCCTGGTACTGGCGCATGTCGTGGAGTCGCCGCCGGTCCCCGGCGTGGCCGAGGCGGACCGGGAAGACGCCGAGCGCTACCTCGCAGCCGTAGCCCAAGCTATCGCTGCGGACGGCGCGGTTCCGGTCGCGACGCGCGTCCTGCTTGGCCCGGTTGCGGAGACCCTGTTGGCTCTGGCGCGCGAGGAGCCGAGGACCATGATCGTCATGTCGTCCCACGGCCGCAGCGGGGTCGGGCGGCTCCTCTTCGGGAGCGTCAGCGACCGGGTCATCCGTGCCGCCACTGTGCCGGTGCTGATCGTACGAGCACCCCTGATCAGCGGGGACCGGATGCGGCACGTGCTGGTGCCGCTCGACGGATCACCCCTGTCCGAGGCGGCACTGCCGCTGGGACTGGCAATCGCCCGCGCGACCGGGGCGACCCTCGGGCTGGTACGGGTCGCGGAGGTCTACTCGATGGCTCCCTTTGCGGGCCTGGGCGTGTCGATTACGCCCGTCGACGGTGACCTGTTCTGGGAGTTGACCGAGCAGGTGCGGGACGAGGCTCGTGCCTACCTCGATGCGGTTGTGGAGGAGCACCGCGCACCGGACGTTCGCATCGTCTGGGAGGTCCGCGTCGGGCGCCCGGCCGAGGAGATCATCCGCGCGGCGCAAACGACCGGCGCAGATCTGATCGTCATGTCCACACATGGGCGGGGTGGACTGCAGCGCTGGGCGTTCGGCAGCGTGACGGACGAGGTGCTGCGCAGCCGTGCGGCGCCGGTGCTGGTGGTGCCGCCCGGCGTGCGCGGGGAGGGCGTGTCGGAGTGGGCCCGCGCGGGTACCGCTCCGGTTGGGACGGCCTAA
- a CDS encoding VPS10 domain-containing protein, translating into MPDGYTGPLDPALLQALEWRLVGPYRGGRVVAVAGDPRDVGTFYFGSTGGGVWKTTDGGMIWENISDGYFRRASVGAIAVSEADPNVIYVGMGEATIRGNVSHGDGVYRSTDAGRTWQHLGLAATRNIGKVRIHPHDPDTVYVAALGHAHGPNPERGVFRSRDGGRTWEHVLFRSENAGAIDLSIDPTNPRIIYAAFWEAIRRPHELVSGGPGSGLFRSTDGGDTWEEITRNPGLPQGLLGKIGVVASPAKPGRVWAIIEAEDGAVFRSDDYGDTWERLSEDRNLRQRPWYYMHIYADPKDPDTVWVLNLAAWKSIDGGKTFFQVAVPHGDNHDLWIDPNNPQRMINGNDGGACVTFNGGMTWSTLYNQPTAELYHVTVDTQVPYRIYAAQQDNTTISLPSRSVTAGITRADYEEVGGGESGYIAVRPDNPNIVFAGSYGGFLTRYDRRTGQRRNIAVWPEASLGWGAKDLKYRFQWTYPIVISPHDPNVLYVTSNVVHRSTDEGESWEVISPDLTRDDKSKQEPSGGPITKDVTGAEYYNTIFAFAESPLQPGLLWAGSDDGLIHVSRDGGQTWQNVTPPDLPEWALISIIEPSPHDPAVAYVAATRYKLDDFTPYLYKTTDYGQTWTRITGGIPEDDFTRVIREDPNRRGLLYCGTETGIYVSIDDGVHWQPFRQNLPVVPIHDLVITGTSIVVATHGRSIWVLDDVSPLYHLPATLDEPAALVPPQTTTRFWTNRGFGHREAVGNNYWMTGATMVTFRPEETPEGTKTERLLDAGQNPPDGVIVYYALKEQPEGEVTLTFLDAEGNEIRTFSSKEPEPAGEAQDEAPKEPRVPAKAGLNRFVWDMRYPAPTRVEGYATPEAKVPGPLAKPGRYQVRLTVGDRTWTESFEIVKDPRVSATQEDFDAQFALLLQIRDKLSQTHEAVNRIRAIKRQVEDWGKRTEGLPIHEEVERSGKTVADRLTAIEEDLIQVKAKVREDALNYPLKLNAKLGALMGVVASADARPTRQAVELFAELSRQVDDCLGRLDEVVKTDVAAFNGVLRDAGIPPVVA; encoded by the coding sequence ATGCCCGACGGCTACACTGGACCACTCGATCCTGCCCTGCTGCAGGCGTTGGAGTGGCGACTGGTCGGACCCTACCGCGGCGGCCGGGTGGTTGCGGTCGCCGGTGACCCGCGCGACGTGGGCACCTTCTACTTCGGTTCCACCGGCGGCGGGGTCTGGAAGACGACCGACGGCGGCATGATCTGGGAGAACATCTCCGACGGGTACTTCCGCCGCGCCTCGGTCGGCGCTATCGCTGTCAGCGAGGCCGACCCGAACGTGATCTATGTCGGGATGGGCGAGGCCACCATCCGCGGCAACGTCTCCCACGGCGACGGCGTCTACCGTTCCACCGACGCCGGCCGGACCTGGCAACACCTTGGGCTGGCAGCGACCCGCAACATCGGCAAGGTGCGCATCCATCCCCACGACCCCGACACCGTCTACGTCGCGGCGCTCGGCCATGCCCACGGCCCCAACCCTGAGCGCGGCGTCTTCCGCTCCCGCGACGGCGGCCGGACCTGGGAACACGTGCTCTTCCGATCGGAGAACGCGGGCGCCATCGACCTCTCGATCGACCCGACCAATCCCCGCATCATCTACGCCGCCTTCTGGGAGGCGATCCGCCGGCCGCACGAACTGGTGAGCGGCGGACCGGGGAGCGGGCTGTTCCGTTCGACCGACGGCGGGGATACGTGGGAAGAGATCACCCGCAACCCCGGGCTGCCGCAGGGGCTGCTCGGCAAGATCGGCGTGGTCGCCTCGCCCGCGAAACCGGGCCGGGTCTGGGCCATCATCGAGGCCGAGGACGGTGCCGTCTTCCGCTCCGACGACTACGGCGATACCTGGGAGCGCCTCAGCGAGGACCGCAACCTGCGACAGCGGCCGTGGTATTACATGCACATCTACGCCGATCCCAAGGATCCGGACACGGTCTGGGTTCTCAACCTCGCCGCCTGGAAGTCCATCGACGGCGGCAAGACCTTCTTCCAGGTGGCAGTGCCCCACGGGGACAACCACGACCTGTGGATCGACCCCAACAACCCGCAGCGGATGATCAACGGCAACGACGGTGGTGCCTGCGTCACGTTCAACGGCGGCATGACCTGGTCCACTCTCTACAACCAGCCGACGGCCGAGCTCTACCACGTCACGGTCGATACGCAGGTGCCGTACCGCATCTACGCCGCGCAGCAGGACAACACCACGATCAGCCTCCCGTCCCGCTCGGTGACGGCCGGGATCACGCGCGCCGACTACGAGGAGGTGGGCGGCGGGGAGTCCGGCTACATCGCCGTGCGACCGGACAATCCCAACATCGTCTTCGCCGGGAGCTACGGCGGATTCCTCACCCGCTACGACCGGCGCACAGGGCAGCGGCGCAACATCGCCGTGTGGCCTGAGGCATCACTGGGTTGGGGTGCGAAAGACCTCAAGTACCGCTTCCAGTGGACGTACCCGATCGTCATCTCGCCGCACGACCCGAACGTGCTCTACGTCACGTCGAACGTCGTGCACCGCAGCACCGACGAAGGGGAGTCCTGGGAGGTCATCAGCCCCGATCTCACCCGCGACGACAAGTCGAAGCAGGAGCCCTCGGGCGGCCCGATCACCAAGGACGTGACCGGCGCCGAGTACTACAACACCATCTTCGCCTTCGCCGAGTCGCCGCTGCAACCGGGTCTCCTCTGGGCCGGCTCGGACGATGGACTGATCCACGTCTCGCGCGACGGCGGGCAGACCTGGCAGAACGTCACCCCGCCCGACCTGCCGGAGTGGGCCCTGATCTCGATCATCGAGCCCTCGCCGCACGACCCGGCCGTGGCCTACGTCGCCGCGACCCGCTACAAGCTCGACGACTTCACCCCGTACCTTTACAAGACCACCGACTACGGTCAGACCTGGACCCGGATCACGGGCGGCATCCCCGAGGACGACTTCACCCGGGTCATCCGGGAGGATCCGAACCGGCGGGGGCTGCTCTACTGCGGCACCGAGACGGGCATTTACGTCTCGATCGACGACGGGGTGCACTGGCAGCCGTTCCGCCAGAACCTGCCGGTCGTGCCGATCCACGATCTGGTTATCACTGGCACCAGCATCGTCGTCGCCACGCACGGCCGGTCGATCTGGGTGCTGGACGACGTGAGCCCCCTCTACCACCTGCCCGCCACGCTGGACGAGCCGGCCGCGCTGGTGCCACCCCAGACCACTACCCGGTTCTGGACGAACCGCGGCTTCGGCCACCGGGAGGCGGTCGGGAACAACTACTGGATGACCGGCGCGACGATGGTGACCTTCCGTCCGGAAGAGACGCCGGAGGGAACCAAGACCGAGCGGCTGCTCGACGCCGGGCAGAACCCGCCCGACGGCGTGATCGTCTACTACGCGCTCAAGGAGCAGCCGGAAGGCGAGGTCACGCTCACCTTCCTCGACGCCGAGGGCAACGAGATTCGCACCTTCTCCAGCAAGGAGCCCGAGCCCGCGGGAGAAGCGCAGGACGAGGCGCCGAAGGAGCCGCGGGTGCCGGCCAAGGCCGGGCTGAACCGCTTCGTCTGGGACATGCGCTATCCGGCACCGACTCGGGTCGAGGGATACGCCACGCCCGAGGCCAAGGTGCCCGGCCCGCTGGCGAAGCCCGGTCGGTACCAGGTCCGCCTCACCGTCGGCGACCGCACCTGGACGGAGTCGTTCGAGATCGTGAAGGATCCGCGGGTGTCCGCCACGCAGGAGGACTTCGACGCCCAGTTCGCGCTGCTCCTCCAGATCCGGGACAAGCTGTCCCAGACGCACGAGGCGGTCAACCGCATCCGTGCGATCAAGCGGCAGGTTGAGGACTGGGGCAAGCGCACCGAGGGGCTCCCGATCCATGAGGAGGTGGAGCGCAGCGGCAAGACGGTGGCGGATCGGCTGACCGCCATCGAGGAGGATCTGATCCAGGTCAAGGCCAAGGTCCGGGAAGACGCGCTGAACTACCCGCTGAAGCTCAACGCCAAGCTGGGCGCGTTGATGGGGGTCGTCGCCAGCGCCGACGCCCGGCCCACGCGACAGGCGGTGGAGTTGTTCGCCGAGCTCTCGCGCCAGGTGGACGACTGCCTTGGTCGCCTCGACGAGGTGGTCAAGACCGACGTGGCCGCCTTCAATGGCGTGCTCCGGGACGCAGGGATCCCACCGGTGGTGGCCTGA
- a CDS encoding Lon protease family protein has product MESIRERLAVPPERLRRRLDPASLPFKTTAEVEPLNGTIGQPRALDAIEFGLDVQNHGYNLYVAGVPGSGRETTVRDYLGRYARTRPTPSDWIYVHNFDEADRPNAIPLPAGRGVQFAREMDEFLESARQEIPRAFDSEDYERRRREALAELGQRREELFRQMNEFAANRGFVLEATPTGILSIPVVQGRPLSPEEFERLPAEVQQEIRNRDAEIQEHVSRALRQVRQLEKEAAERVRKLDRDVVTFLVGPMLDDLRDRYQDCPEVVAYLEAVRNDLPEHIDMFRQARQPAVALPIPQPAQAQPDLNRYRVNVLIDNSHLDGAPVVIERNPSYYNLIGRIDYRATFGAMVTDFRQIRPGALHRANGGFLVLHVVELLREPFAWDALKRALVTRSIQIENLGEQYSAVPMARLRPEPIPLSVKVVLIGPLEVYHILYQIDEDFQELFKVRADFGPDMDWIDEHVQNYAAFISRRVHEWGLRHFDRSAVARVVEYGARQREHQGKLSTRLLDIANIVAEASYWAEKAGHEFVQADDVDQAIRKRRYRSNLVEERIRELLTDGTIMIDVDGEAVARVNGLAVLSFGDYAFGKPSRVTARVSAGRGSIVSIEREIELSGPIHSKGVMILSGYLRGHYGQHVPLAITATLTFEQSYEGVDGDSASSTELYALLSALSGLPLDQGIAVTGSVNQFGEVQAVGGVNQKIEGFYAVCKEKGLTGRQGVIIPAANVKNLMLDDDVVEAVRAGRFHVWAVRTIDEGIEILTGRPAGERGPDGQYPEGTVHRLVEDRLRRYAEEVRAFAAPDGAAGAAQVASGEESQ; this is encoded by the coding sequence ATGGAGAGCATCAGGGAACGCCTGGCGGTGCCACCGGAACGTCTGCGCCGTCGGCTTGACCCGGCAAGCCTGCCGTTCAAGACGACCGCCGAGGTCGAGCCGCTGAATGGAACGATTGGACAACCGCGGGCGCTCGATGCCATCGAGTTCGGGCTCGATGTGCAGAACCACGGGTACAACCTCTACGTGGCCGGCGTGCCCGGCTCCGGGCGTGAGACGACCGTGCGGGACTACCTGGGCCGCTACGCCCGGACACGCCCCACGCCGTCCGACTGGATCTACGTCCACAACTTCGACGAGGCTGATCGCCCGAACGCGATCCCCTTGCCGGCCGGCCGCGGGGTCCAGTTCGCGCGCGAGATGGACGAGTTTCTCGAGAGCGCCCGGCAGGAGATCCCCCGAGCGTTCGACAGTGAGGATTATGAGCGGCGAAGGCGGGAAGCGCTGGCCGAACTGGGCCAGCGGCGCGAGGAGCTCTTCCGCCAGATGAACGAGTTCGCCGCCAACCGCGGCTTCGTGCTCGAGGCCACCCCGACCGGTATCCTGAGCATCCCCGTCGTGCAGGGCCGCCCGCTGTCCCCGGAGGAGTTCGAACGCCTACCCGCCGAGGTGCAGCAGGAAATCCGCAACCGCGATGCGGAGATTCAGGAGCATGTCTCCCGCGCCCTGCGGCAAGTGCGGCAGTTGGAGAAGGAAGCGGCCGAACGGGTCCGGAAGCTTGACCGGGACGTCGTCACCTTCCTCGTCGGGCCGATGTTGGACGACCTCCGGGATCGCTACCAGGATTGTCCCGAGGTCGTGGCCTACCTGGAGGCGGTGCGCAACGACCTGCCGGAGCACATCGACATGTTCCGGCAGGCGCGACAGCCGGCAGTGGCTTTGCCGATCCCCCAACCGGCTCAGGCGCAGCCGGACCTGAACCGGTACCGGGTCAACGTCCTGATCGACAACAGCCATCTGGACGGGGCACCGGTCGTCATCGAACGCAACCCCTCCTACTACAACCTGATCGGACGGATCGACTACCGGGCTACGTTCGGCGCGATGGTGACCGACTTCCGCCAGATCCGGCCCGGCGCACTTCACCGGGCGAACGGCGGGTTCCTCGTCCTTCACGTGGTGGAGCTGCTGCGTGAACCGTTCGCCTGGGACGCACTGAAGCGCGCACTCGTGACCCGGTCGATTCAGATCGAGAACCTGGGCGAGCAGTACAGCGCCGTGCCGATGGCGCGGCTCCGGCCCGAGCCGATCCCGCTCTCGGTCAAGGTGGTCCTCATCGGGCCGCTCGAGGTCTATCACATCCTTTACCAGATCGACGAGGATTTCCAGGAGCTGTTCAAGGTCCGGGCGGACTTCGGCCCGGACATGGACTGGATCGACGAACACGTGCAGAACTACGCTGCCTTCATCAGCCGGCGCGTGCACGAGTGGGGGCTGCGCCACTTCGACCGGAGCGCGGTGGCACGGGTCGTCGAGTACGGTGCCCGCCAGCGCGAGCACCAGGGGAAACTCTCGACGCGCCTGCTCGACATCGCGAACATCGTGGCGGAGGCGAGCTACTGGGCGGAAAAGGCGGGGCACGAATTCGTCCAGGCCGACGACGTGGATCAGGCGATCCGCAAGCGGCGCTACCGATCGAACCTGGTCGAGGAGCGCATCCGCGAGCTGCTCACCGACGGCACGATCATGATCGACGTCGACGGGGAAGCCGTCGCCCGGGTCAATGGCCTGGCGGTCCTCAGCTTCGGTGACTACGCCTTCGGCAAGCCCTCCCGCGTGACCGCGCGCGTATCCGCCGGGCGCGGCAGCATCGTCAGCATCGAGCGGGAGATCGAGCTGTCCGGGCCGATCCACTCCAAGGGCGTCATGATCCTCTCGGGCTACCTGCGCGGCCACTACGGCCAGCACGTGCCGCTGGCGATCACCGCGACCCTCACCTTCGAGCAGTCGTACGAGGGCGTCGACGGCGACTCCGCCTCGTCGACGGAGCTGTACGCGCTCCTGTCGGCCCTCTCGGGCCTACCGCTCGACCAGGGGATCGCCGTCACTGGCTCGGTGAATCAGTTCGGCGAGGTGCAGGCGGTCGGCGGGGTCAACCAGAAGATCGAAGGGTTCTACGCCGTCTGCAAGGAGAAGGGGTTGACCGGGCGCCAGGGCGTGATCATCCCCGCGGCGAACGTGAAGAACCTGATGCTCGACGATGACGTGGTGGAAGCCGTGCGGGCCGGCCGCTTCCATGTGTGGGCGGTGAGAACGATCGATGAGGGGATCGAGATCCTGACTGGCCGCCCGGCGGGTGAGCGCGGGCCGGACGGCCAGTACCCCGAGGGGACCGTCCACCGGCTCGTGGAGGACCGTCTCCGCCGCTACGCGGAGGAGGTTCGCGCTTTCGCCGCACCAGATGGCGCGGCCGGAGCGGCGCAGGTCGCGTCCGGCGAGGAATCCCAGTAG
- a CDS encoding ABC transporter permease — MKALRYMVMANLKMTVRNRAALFWLLAFPVIFIVLFGFLIGNGDFNLTVGVVGGDINPTVTQVVEQMRSVDGFSVNAGTEAEELAALNEGDRDIVIVFGPGASPEQVSAKIYYNQGNPQESQVAVAAIRQFFSEANQAMTDAPQPIVATVEGVDTENVRYIDFLVPGILAMSIMTSGLMGLSSTFVSYRERGILRRIKATPFSLWSFIGARIFTQVLIAMAQAVIVLSIAVLLFDVKISGDLVSLLVMIALGSLAFLAIGFFVSGIARNQEVADSVANAISFPMMFLGGVFFPIELAPAWMQPITKIIPLTYFANGLRDIMIRGDTLFSVWSSALVMLATAAVGIALSVRFFRWEAQAV; from the coding sequence ATGAAGGCTCTGCGCTACATGGTGATGGCCAACCTGAAGATGACGGTGCGCAACCGCGCCGCGCTCTTCTGGTTGCTGGCTTTCCCCGTCATCTTTATCGTGCTCTTCGGCTTCCTCATCGGGAACGGCGACTTCAACCTGACGGTGGGCGTCGTCGGCGGCGACATCAATCCCACGGTGACCCAGGTCGTCGAGCAGATGCGCAGCGTCGACGGCTTCAGCGTGAACGCCGGCACCGAGGCGGAGGAGCTGGCTGCGCTGAACGAAGGCGACCGCGATATCGTCATCGTCTTCGGCCCGGGCGCCTCACCCGAGCAGGTGTCGGCCAAGATCTACTACAACCAGGGTAACCCGCAGGAGTCACAGGTTGCCGTGGCCGCCATCCGCCAGTTCTTCAGCGAGGCGAACCAGGCGATGACCGATGCTCCGCAGCCCATCGTCGCCACGGTTGAGGGTGTGGACACGGAGAACGTGCGCTACATCGACTTCCTGGTGCCGGGTATCCTCGCGATGTCGATCATGACCAGCGGGCTGATGGGGCTGTCATCCACCTTCGTGAGCTATCGCGAGCGGGGCATTCTGCGCCGGATCAAGGCGACGCCGTTCTCGCTGTGGTCGTTCATCGGGGCGCGCATCTTCACCCAGGTGCTCATCGCCATGGCGCAGGCAGTGATCGTCCTGTCGATCGCCGTGCTGCTCTTCGACGTGAAGATCTCCGGCGACCTCGTGTCGTTGCTCGTCATGATCGCGCTCGGATCGCTGGCGTTCCTAGCAATCGGCTTCTTCGTCAGCGGGATCGCGCGCAATCAGGAGGTCGCGGACAGCGTGGCGAACGCGATCTCGTTCCCGATGATGTTCCTGGGCGGCGTGTTCTTCCCGATCGAACTGGCGCCGGCCTGGATGCAGCCGATCACCAAGATCATCCCGCTGACCTACTTCGCCAACGGCCTTCGCGACATCATGATCCGGGGCGACACGCTGTTCAGCGTCTGGAGCAGCGCCCTGGTCATGCTCGCGACCGCCGCCGTCGGTATAGCTCTCTCCGTCCGCTTCTTCCGCTGGGAAGCGCAGGCGGTCTAG